A genomic stretch from Psilocybe cubensis strain MGC-MH-2018 chromosome 1, whole genome shotgun sequence includes:
- a CDS encoding Putative choline kinase: protein MTPILSPGFSSSSSPLPPAGTSRQVSTSSLQTLADLLVSASTAQLSEANVEVVREEGVRHAKFKLDARHYKKSSFCLQVIEILRKLHVPGWYTAQILPEDVIIHKVSGALTNAVFFVSCPAIPSLKTLLLRVYGPSSGSLISRPRELHILHVLSSQYKIGPRVYGTFDNGRIEEYFNSVTLTPEDIRDPQTSQWIGARMAELHSVDIETVYGPTTPSLSQSNGFEIAANVSSWLGPAQDVLELPSVTSETVQELGLEDFKKEWDRYLSWVLQRPHTFGTRRVFAHNDAQYGNLLRLKDGNEGVDEHRQIIVVDFEYAAPNPAAYDIANHFIEWTANYHCSTPHLLTPSRYPTFEERSNFYAAYIHHAGMLAEDPVQDDAQLEKMIQDLDRDVLIWAAASHAGWAIWGIVQAREDIEAAVAEPEFDYIGYAKGRMAAFRADLRQLGI, encoded by the exons ATGACCCCAATATTATCACCCGGattctcgtcctcatcgtcccCTCTCCCACCTGCGGGAACTTCCAGGCAAGTTTCGACTAGTTCTCTGCAGACACTCGCAGACCTGTTGGTCTCAGCTTCAACCGCACAATTATCTGAAGCCAATGTGGAGGTTGTTCGAGAAGAGGGTGTGCGCCATGCCAAATTTAAACTAGACGCTAG GCATTACAAGAAATCCTCATTTTGCTTACAAGTTATCGAAATACTGCGAAAGCTACATGTTCCAGGATGGTACACCGCTCAGATTCTGCCAGAAGACGTCATTATCCACAAAGTGTCTGGAGCACTGACCAACGCCGTGTTCTTCGTATCTTGCCCAGCAATCCCCTCTCTCAAGACACTCCTGCTTAGAGTTTACGGTCCTTCATCGGGCTCTCTCATTTCCAGACCACGAGAGCTCCACATTCTCCATGTTCTTTCTTCGCAATACAAGATTGGCCCTCGAGTTTATGGCACATTTGACAATGGAAGGATTGAGGAATATTTCAATTCTGTGACGTTAACCCCAGAAGATATCCGAGATCCGCAGACTAGCCAATGGATCGGAGCACGAATGGCGGAGCTGCATTCAGTTGACATTGAAACTGTCTATGGACCGACCACCCCTTCGTTAAGTCAAAGCAATGGGTTCGAGATAGCCGCCAACGTCTCATCGTGGCTGGGACCAGCTCAAGATGTACTTGAACTACCTTCAGTGACATCGGAAACCGTTCAAGAGCTGGGGTTGGAAGATTTCAAGAAAGAGTGGGACCGGTATCTATCCTGGGTGTTGCAACGACCTCACACTTTCGGAACGCGGCGAGTTTTCGCTCATAACGATGCACAATACGGAAATCTTTTGAGACTGAAAGATGGTAACGAAGGAGTGGATGAACATCGCCAG atcatcgtcgtcgactTCGAATATGCTGCGCCTAATCCAGCAGCTTACGACATCGCGAACCATTTCATTGAATGGACAGCTAATTATCATTGTTCTACACCCCACCTCCTTACGCCATCACGTTATCCCACATTCGAAGAACGAAGTAACTTTTATGCCGCATACATCCATCACGCAGGAATGTTGGCAGAAGATCCCGTCCAGGATGATGCTCAACTTGAGAAAATGATCCAAGATTTGGACAGGGACGTTCTTATTTGGGCGGCTGCCTCCCATGCCGGCTGGGCAATCTGGGGCATTGTTCAGGCGCGAGAAGATATAGAGGCAGCTGTCGCCGAACCAGAGTTTGATTATATCGGTTATGCGAAAGGAAGGATGGCTGCCTTCCGGGCGGATTTACGGCAATTGGGCATATGa
- a CDS encoding putative MFS-type transporter (putative MFS-type transporter C1399.02) codes for MSRHSVGYPSLKSQRPSSEKQEHVSSEASVSNCSSTTNSGTDSSASTIAHACIHHSLSTVQLLFIHIGAALTLFLATTDATIVSTSLPTIASDLQASSIQYTWVGVAYMLTQTAFQPLYGRVSDLVGRKSVLYSSIAVFAFGSALCGAAQSINWLISARAIAGIGGGGIVSSVWVITSEVVEIRQRATWSQALSVTWSCSAIAGPLIGGLFSGQSKGHIGWRWGFYINLPICFLAVVILSLSLRRVEFAKASNTSWQELTRRFDFIGLLLFMGGTSCIIIGFSFATEIGFGILLIAFAHNVAFTAGTFYLVLFYQAAHGSTPLQSGLKLLPYSLGSSLASMPVAWFINYWQGRTQDTSGQNLVITIGLAISTLGFGLLNLLNEHASIAFEIVYPLVAGVGIGMLFHAPYQVFLRALKPQELATGTSAFFLTRFTGATIGLAVAGTIFYARVSSALPPDLKFRDSSSSINYAAIKSLPSTQKEDVLHVISSAIRLIWTVCTPCLGIAFLISFKLRKIPSAEVTEIATAHTISGTQVSVENSNEKV; via the exons ATGTCTAGACACTCTGTTGGTTATCCCTCTCTCAAATCTCAGAGACCGTCATCTGAGAAGCAAGAACATGTCTCCTCTGAGGCCAGTGTATCTAATTGCAGTTCTACAACGAACTCCGGAACAGACTCGTCTGCGTCAACCATTGCACATGCATGTATCCACCACAGCCTTTCGACTGTTCAACTACTCTTTATTCACATAGG TGCTGCATTGACACTCTTCCTAGCGACTACAGATGCT ACTATTGTGTCAACAAGCTTGCCTACTATCGCTAGTGATTTACAGGCCTCATCAATCCAATACACATGGGTCGGCGTTGCGTACATGCTCACGCAGACAGCTTTTCAGCCATTATACGGAAGAGTTTCCGACCTTGTAGGCCGTAAG AGCGTGCTTTACTCCAGCATTGCCGTCTTTGCATTTGGCTCGGCTTTGTGTGGAGCGGCTCAG TCGATCAACTGGCTCATATCTGCACGAGCCATCG CTGGTATAGGGGGCGGAGGTATTGTTAGCTCTGTCTGGGTCATCACCTCTGAAGTAGTTGAAATTCGTCAACGTGCGACGTGGTCCCAAGCTTTGAGTGTGACATGGAGCTGCTCTGCTATTGCTGGCCCTTTGATTGGTGGTCTCTTCAGCG GACAAAGTAAAGGGCATATCGGCTGGAGATGGGGAT TTTACATAAACCTTCCTATCTGCTTTTTGGCGGTCGTCAtactttccctttcccttcgtCGGGTGGAATTCGCAAAGGCATCAAATACCTCCTGGCAAGAACTTACAAGACGATTCGACTTTATTGGACT ACTCTTGTTTATGGGAGGAACAAGCTGTATCATAATTGGATTCAGCTTTGCAACCGAGATAGGTT TCGGGATCTTGCTTATTGCCTTTGCACACAACGTGGCGTTCACTGCTGGAACGTTTTATCTTGTTCTGTTTTATCAG GCTGCCCATGGATCTACCCCTCTACAATCCGGTCTGAAGCTCCTTCCTTATTCTCTCGGATCTTCTCTTGCCTCCATGCCGGTTGCCTGGTTCATTAACTATTGGCAGGGCAGAACCCAAGATACTAGCGGACAAAACCTCGTCATCACGATTGGGCTTGCAATCTCCACTCTAGGCTTCG GCTTGTTAAATCTTCTCAACGAGCACGCCAGCATCGCCTTTGAAATCGTCTATCCATTGGTAGCCGGGGTCGGCATTGGAATGCTATTCCATGCCCCCTATCAGGTCTTTCTTCGTGCCCTCAAACCTCAGGAACTTGCTACAGGCACAAGTGCTTTTTTCCTCACTCGATTTACGGGTGCAACGATTGGACTG GCTGTCGCAGGAACGATATTCTATGCTCGGGTATCCAGTGCTCTGCCACCTGACCTGAAATTTCGGGAttcgtcatcttcaatcAATTATGCCGCGATAAAATCTTTGCCATCCACTCAAAAAGAAGATGTTCTTCATGTCATATCATCAGCTATTAGA TTAATCTGGACCGTTTGCACACCCTGTTTGGGTATTGCTTTTCTG ATCTCATTTAAGCTGCGCAAAATCCCTAGTGCTGAGGTGACAGAAATTGCCACTGCCCACACAATTTCAGGGACGCAAGTGTCGGTGGAGAACTCAAATGAAAAGGTGTAA
- a CDS encoding DnaJ-like protein 1, mitochondrial (DnaJ homolog 1, mitochondrial) — translation MPPRLSSPGFSTFIAFNSCARQTLGVQTAPPKNPYEVLGVKPDATPAEIKKTYFALARKYHPDTNKDKGARDKFVEIQDAYDILKDEKKREAYDQYGAASQQPGFDPNGYGFGGGGGFSAGGWPFGPGGPQGRPGSNFFDELFQSFAGGGSFGAGPRARANQNLRGQDIEAELSVSFLDACKGTKKKVTITPVVDCKPCSASGLKSGIKKTTCSACGGSGTRTFALDNGFQMASTCNVCKGAGNSIPRGGECSTCGGVGKVRTKEDLTINVPSGAEEGTTIRVSQAGDSPIAGKGQRGDLFVRLSVAPSPVFSRQGANLSYHARIPFHRALLGGIVRVPTLDGEVDVRIPGGTQQGEEMVLKGRGVSYLNGKGTGDLFVKFNLQLPRSLTARQRSLLEAYADDVEGKAPSKTEKGSKEPLSADNDASQTPKSTADKTHDTDTSSTSSEADSEVTGPTEKKDEGKRATG, via the exons ATGCCTCCACGCCTGTCATCCCCCGGTTTCTCCACTTTCATTGCATTCAACTCATGTGCCCGTCAGACTCTCGGTGTTCAAA CTGCGCCTCCTAAGAATCCGTATGAGGTACTCGGCGTAAAACCCGATGCGACACCAGCCGAGATAAAGAAAACGTATTTTGCG TTGGCTAGGAAATATCACCCCGACACGAACAAAGACAAAGGCGCTAGAGATAAATTTGTTGAAATACAAGACGCTTATGAT ATCTTGAAagatgagaagaagagggaggccTACGACCAGTACGGGGCAGCCTCGCAACAGCCCGGATTTGACCCTAATGGATACggatttggtggtggtggtggattTAGTGCAGGGGGTTGGCCTTTTGGGCCTGGTGGACCTCAGGGTAGACCAGGTTCAAATTTCTTCGACGAGCTTTTCCAGTCTTTTGCTGGCGGTGGTTCGTTTGGAGCAGGCCCGAGGGCACGCGCGAACCAAAACTTACGAGGACAGGACATTGAAGCTGAATTATCTGTTAGTTTCCTCGATGCTTGCAAAGGAACTAAGAAGAAGGTTACAATCACACCTGTTGTCGACTGCAAGCCATGTTCTGCCTCTGGCCTCAAAAGCGGTATCAAGAAAACTACATGCTCCGCCTGCGGTGGCAGCGGTACCCGCACTTTTGCTTTAGACAATGGTTTCCAAATGGCAAGCACGTGCAACGTGTGCAAGGGCGCCGGCAATTCTATTCCTCGAGGAGGCGAGTGTTCAACTTGTGGAGGTGTGGGCAAGGTGCGCACTAAAGAGGATTTGACCATTAATGTTCCAAGCG GTGCCGAAGAGGGGACCACAATTCGCGTCTCACAGGCTGGAGACTCGCCTATAGCAGGCAAAGGGCAAAGGGGTGACCTGTTCGTCCGATTATCAGTTGCACCGTCCCCCGTTTTTTCAAGGCAAGGTGCAAACTTGTCTTATCATGCCCGAATTCCTTTCCATAGAGCTCTTCTGGGCGGAATTGTGCGAGTTCCTACTCTAGACGGAGAGGTTGATGTTCGCATACCTGGAGGTACTCAGCAGGGAGAGGAAATGGTTCTCAAAGGCCGTGGCGTATCCTATCTGAACGGAAAGGGCACCGGGGACCTGTTCGTCAAATTCAATCTGCAACTACCACG GTCTCTAACGGCACGGCAAAGGTCGCTTCTCGAAGCTTACGCTGATGATGTTGAGGGTAAGGCCCCTAGCAAGACCGAGAAAGGCTCGAAAGAACCATTATCAGCTGACAACG ATGCTTCACAAACTCCGAAGAGTACTGCCGACAAAACACATGATACCGACACTTCGTCTACATCTTCTGAGGCTGACTCTGAAGTAACCGGCCCCACCGAGAAGAAGGATGAAGGAAAGCGAGCCACCGGATGA
- a CDS encoding mRNA decay activator protein ZFP36 yields the protein MHDTVTNSSTTTSRYSDPSNDLFSSVSTSSRPSALKDSFGWIYPLHSDLEPSFENWKPSTPDTTIRLNSGPQSLQKPDSFIMPSRTNAENTDKASLVNGSRRWRVNSSGQLVDAGAESASWELADQIGRLKIGDVTADPVDSRVSLRTPPKTKIASGAVTQLAESSPLDSSSNTSVGSSPHVPDHQIAHSRGSSADTTISSSRDSIAGNALLSHPPLKGAPTPEAKERPHSFSGGLSTADLRRLQQAGDADHDRQVQQQQWAQNQYREHNAELSYPSLANQVQRPTFPTDMFHYPPNPQLLQQTDRDREAPQLDYNSQQQRNFGPVAPHITSGLVMNPMNGAAPPPPPFVQGRPNNPIPTVNYRQTPRSFPQQGPTPAGLGYGGAHHTSHLSLGNTQQLYEMMLPGPPSHENHHPAVTRVQQQHNVFRGTHHHSASDPSALRDVNTLQLLNNAMQPYNPNMFQPGLPPSTMPIYPNQFYAAPELAVQQVAMARLQAQYTGSYSVGTTTPNLEEIGSPTSSSGQTGPSANNRKLGLYKTELCRSWEEKGSCRYGAKCQFAHGEEELRRVSRHPKYKTEICKTFWVSGSCPYGKRCCFIHTELTPAPAAGGPVENTPPQPQADHRKRSDSDPDTSSSVSLLARISQRNPTDPPSNVASTPVEVNPTNTFQPGRPNSLRVDTSALEGASIKQNKSAYPSFGVVSHGIVLPNPEHISARSPAPVTAGPDLGRHNLARMEIVGFPNHQKKNSTSSSTSASNPRHSFSGTEGDFSASPPTSGHAFGSDSPQPGATVPTRVNGHVRAGSAGNWGSISRSNLSTSTSAYPHGSNAAGEIMSSNSPWSTTELSIGATRLHEKNWA from the exons ATATATCCCCTCCATTCAGACCTGGAGCCCAGTTTCGAG AATTGGAAACCGTCAACCCCAGATACCACTATTCGTCTCAATTCAGGTCCCCAGTCGCTGCAGAAACCAGATTCTTTCATTATGCCTTCTCGTACTAATGCAGAAAACACAGACAAAGCAAGCCTTGTAAATGGCAGTCGTCGCTGGAGAGTCAACAGCAGCGGTCAGTTGGTCGATGCGGGAGCAGAATCTGCCAGCTGGGAGCTCGCCGACCAAATTGGTCGCCTCAAGATCGGTGATGTCACCGCGGATCCAGTTGACTCCCGTGTGTCCCTTCGCACCCCTCCCAAGACTAAAATCGCGTCCGGTGCCGTGACACAACTTGCAGAATCTAGTCCTTTGGATTCTTCCTCTAATACTAGTGTTGGCTCCTCACCTCATGTCCCCGATCACCAAATTGCCCATTCTAGAGGGTCGTCCGCGGACACTACCATTTCAAGCTCTCGCGATTCTATCGCTGGAAATGCACTGCTTTCTCATCCCCCTCTAAAGGGCGCTCCAACCCCAGAGGCTAAGGAAAGGCCTCATTCGTTCAGTGGTGGCCTTTCCACTGCTGATCTTCGCCGTTTGCAGCAAGCGGGAGATGCCGATCATGATCGACAAgttcagcaacagcagtGGGCGCAAAATCAGTACCGTGAACATAATGCCGAGCTATCATATCCATCACTGGCAAATCAGGTTCAACGGCCTACATTCCCAACAGACATGTTCCATTATCCTCCTAATCCTCAATTACTTCAGCAGACAGATCGAGACCGTGAAGCGCCTCAATTAGACTATAACTCTCAACAGCAACGAAACTTTGGGCCTGTGGCCCCGCACATAACCTCCGGGCTTGTTATGAATCCAATGAACGGGGCAGCCCCTCCACCCCCTCCATTCGTACAAGGTCGACCCAATAATCCGATTCCGACAGTAAATTACCGTCAAACTCCCCGAAGCTTCCCTCAGCAGGGTCCAACTCCGGCTGGCCTTGGTTACGGCGGCGCTCATCATACGTCACACCTTTCTTTGGGAAATACACAGCAACTTTATGAAATGATGCTTCCGGGCCCCCCATCTCACGAGAACCACCACCCTGCTGTAACTCGTGTCCAACAGCAACATAACGTTTTTCGTGGAACTCACCACCACTCTGCTTCTGACCCCTCTGCTCTTCGTGATGTCAACACCTTACAGCTCTTGAATAACGCTATGCAGCCTTACAACCCAAACATGTTCCAACCGGGTTTGCCTCCGTCTACTATGCCAATTTACCCTAATCAATTCTATGCTGCACCGGAATTAGCAGTGCAGCAGGTTGCAATGGCTCGTCTGCAAGCGCAGTACACCGGGTCCTATAGCGTGGGTACTACAACTCCCaatcttgaagaaattgGCAGTCCCACTAGTTCAAGTGGTCAGACGGGTCCCAGCGCGAATAATAGGAAATTAGGTTTGTACAAAACCGAATTATGCCGCAGCTGGGAGGAGAAAGGATCGTGTCGTTACGGCGCTAAATGCCAGTTTGCtcatggagaagaagaactaCGACGTGTCTCGAGACACCCAAAG TACAAAACTGAGATCTGCAAG ACATTCTGGGTATCAGGTTCCTGTCCATACGGGAAGCGATGCTGTTTCATTCACACAGAGCTCACGCCTGCCCCAGCTGCAGGAGGCCCTGTCGAAAATACTCCACCTCAGCCTCAAGCCGATCACCGGAAGCGCTCTGACAGTGATCCCGATACATCTTCATCGGTCTCTCTTCTTGCCCGTATTTCTCAACGCAATCCGACGGATCCTCCCTCTAATGTGGCGTCTACTCCTGTGGAGGTTAACCCCACTAACACCTTTCAACCCGGCAGGCCAAATTCGTTGAGAGTAGATACCTCTGCCTTGGAAGGCGCTTCAATTAAGCAAAACAAATCTGCTTACCCCTCATTTGGAGTTGTCAGTCATGGGATCGTGTTACCCAACCCTGAGCACATATCTGCTAGGTCGCCTGCGCCAGTTACTGCAGGACCTGACTTGGGCAGGCATAACCTGGCCCGAATGGAGATTGTTGGTTTCCCCAAT CATCAAAAGAAGAACAGCACTAGTTCTTCGACTTCAGCGTCAAACCCTCGTCACTCCTTCAGCGGTACGGAAGGCGACTTCAGCGCATCGCCACCCACTTCTGGCCATGCCTTTGGCTCTGACAGCCCCCAACCAGGAGCCACAGTCCCAACCAGGGTGAATGGGCACGTGCGCGCCGGTAGCGCTGGTAACTGGGGCAGCATCTCCCGCAGCAACCTGTCGACCTCAACTTCAGCCTACCCTCATGGTTCCAACGCCGCTGGAGAGATTATGTCGTCGAACTCTCCTTGGTCGACCACCGAACTTTCTATTGGGGCGACTCGCCTGCATGAAAAAAACTGGGCCTGA